Within the Marixanthomonas sp. SCSIO 43207 genome, the region TGTAATATTGAACATCTGCATTTTTATCTCTTGGATACGGTATTGGCGATCTTGAAAAATAAAGAGCAAAATTATCTTTATCAACTAATACTTTTACACAATTTGGATCACTTATTTCTTTCCAGTCATCAATTTCAGTCATTAAAGATGCCAAATCAATTACATCTGCATCATCGCCATTAAAAACATCTAGTACTTGCTTAAGCCCCTTTTTACTGGTAAAGGGTTCGTCTCCTTGTACATTAACCACAATGTCAACATCCATATTTTCTACTGCCTCGGCTATACGATCACTTCCGCTCTCATGTTTCTTTTTACTCATAATTGCTTTACCGCCATTATTTTCAATTTCAGTAAAAATAATATCGCTATCGGTGATTACATATACTTCATCAAAGAGGTTGGTTTGTTTGGCAGCTTCATAGGTGCGAACAATCACCGGTTTTCCTCCCAAATCTTGCATAAGTTTTCCGGGAAATCGTGATGCGCCATAGCGCGCAGGTATCATTGCTATTACTTTCAAGGTATTATTGTTTTATAAGAAGTTCAAATGTAATGGAATTATACATTTTTTGCGATATGTTTTAGAAATTCTCTTCTTCAAAAAACTCGTTCTTAAACCCTATTAAATACAATTTTTCTGTAGCACGTGTGATGGCTGTATAAAGCCAACGTAAATATTCTTTATCGATACCGTTGGGTAAATAGGGTTGTTCTACAAAAACTGTATTCCACTGTCCCCCTTGAGATTTATGGCAGGTAATTGCGTATGAAAACTTAACCTGTAGGGCATTGAAATATTTGTTGTTTTTTACAGCCAAAAACTTTTTATAATTTGATTTTTCTGAAGCATAATCTTTACGTACTTCTTGGTATAAGGTATTGGAGTCTTCATAAGATAATGAAGGCGTTTCAGAAGTAAGGGTGTCTAGTAATAAGACAGTTTCTATTGGTTTCATTTTTGGGTAATCAACCATTTTTATAAGAACTTCAGCAAAACGAAAACCATATAAATCTTTAAAGCTGAAAATTTCTAAAACTTCTATAATGTCACCATTGGCAATAAATCCAGCTTCACTATTAGGCTTTACCCAATGATAGTTGTTTTTTACAACCATTAGATAATCACCAGCTGCCAATTCAGCATCTTGAAATAAGATACGGTTTCTAATATTTTGATTATACAAGTTTGCCCGTTTATTAGAACGTACAATTATTACAGTATCTTCATTGCCTAAAGTGCTATAACTATCATTAATGGCATCCATTAATTCTTGACCATCTTGCGGTCTTATAACTTCTGGGTATGGTGCTTGGGAAAATTTAAAGTCTTCAAAAAAACCATCGTCTAGGCGTTCTCTTAAACGAGTGGCATTCATTAATATGCCACTGTCTTTTTGTTGCCTTACTACTTCATCAAGTTCTAGTTCAATTACATCTTTATTATATTGAAGCTCTAGTGTTTTCTTATCAAGCGCAGGACTTAATGTTAACTTTACGGGTGGTAATTGAGCGGTATCACCAATTAATAAGAGTTTGCAATTATGACCGCTGTACACGTATTGCATTAAATCATCTAGTAGAGAACCATTTTCAAAGAGTTTTGCATCTTGATTTATATCTGGTATCATAGATGCTTCATCTACAATAAAAATAACATTTCGGCTTTTATTGGGTTGCAATCTAAAAGATACACCACCTCCTTTTTCAGCTTTAGGATAATAGATTTTTTTATGGATGGTAAATGCTTCTTTTTTTGAATAGTTACTAATTACCTTTGCAGCACGACCGGTAGGTGCTAACAAGACAGAGGATTTTTTTAATTTCCACAGATTTTTAACCAAAGTACCAACAATAGTAGTTTTTCCGGTACCTGCGTAACCTTTCAGCAAAAAAAGCTGATCATCATTTTTTTCAACTGCAAAACGAGCCAATAACTGTAAGGCAATGTCTTGTTTTGTAGTTGTTTGATGTGGAAAATCGTGCT harbors:
- a CDS encoding ATP-dependent RecD-like DNA helicase is translated as MDTSRFYTLLKHDFPHQTTTKQDIALQLLARFAVEKNDDQLFLLKGYAGTGKTTIVGTLVKNLWKLKKSSVLLAPTGRAAKVISNYSKKEAFTIHKKIYYPKAEKGGGVSFRLQPNKSRNVIFIVDEASMIPDINQDAKLFENGSLLDDLMQYVYSGHNCKLLLIGDTAQLPPVKLTLSPALDKKTLELQYNKDVIELELDEVVRQQKDSGILMNATRLRERLDDGFFEDFKFSQAPYPEVIRPQDGQELMDAINDSYSTLGNEDTVIIVRSNKRANLYNQNIRNRILFQDAELAAGDYLMVVKNNYHWVKPNSEAGFIANGDIIEVLEIFSFKDLYGFRFAEVLIKMVDYPKMKPIETVLLLDTLTSETPSLSYEDSNTLYQEVRKDYASEKSNYKKFLAVKNNKYFNALQVKFSYAITCHKSQGGQWNTVFVEQPYLPNGIDKEYLRWLYTAITRATEKLYLIGFKNEFFEEENF